The genomic window GCCGTGAATTGAAATATGCGTCAGCCTCTTCGTCGCTGACCCGGACAACGGGTCCGGTCACCCGCACCTGCCGCCGCACCGACTTCCAATGGAAACAGAGCGCCGCGAACGGGTTCACTGTCAGCTCCCGGCCTTTCTGGCTCTCGAAATTGGAATAGAAGACGAACCCATGCTCGTCGAAATCCTTCAGCAGAAGAATCCGCGCGGAGGGACGGCCGTCCGCATCCGCGGTCGCGACGGTCATCGCGTTCGGGTCGTTGACCTCTGTCTCGGACGCCTCCCGGTACCACCGGTCGAAGAGCTGGAAGGGATTGTCGGTATCGGGCTCGAACATGGCCGTTCCTCTTTGCGGAAGTGGCGAAACACACTTGGCGGGCCGGGTGGCCTTTTTTATGCCTCAAAGATCGCCACATTGAAGCCTACAAGGCGTATCACTAGCGAGCACCTGCGCACCGTGTCCAGCGTTGTATCGTCGCATGGACCGTGAGTTGGGTATGCCGCGAGAATGGAGCTCCCACATTCGCACGACAATCGTGCGACGGATTTTCCGGAGCCTATCGTTATAGACCCGGGCCGATGCAATCTTGAGGTAACCGTATCATGAAGAAAACAGCCGCATTCGTCGTCGTCGCAGCGCTCGCCCTTGGTGCCTGCGAAGGCAACCAGATGGGTCAGAAACAGGTGGGTGGCGGCATTCTCGGCGCGGTCGGCGGTGCGCTCGCCGGCTCGACCGTCGGCAGCGGCAAAGGCACCGTTGCTGCGGTCGCCGTCGGCACCCTGCTCGGCGCGATCATCGGCAGCGAGATCGGCAAATCGCTCGACAACGCCGACAAGGCGGCCATGGCGCAGACCACACAGCGCACGCTCGAGAGCGCCCCGGTCGGTGTCACAACCAGCTGGAACAATCCCGACAGCGGAAATTCCGGCACGGTCACTCCGACCAAGACCTACCAGGCGTCCAGCGGCCAGTACTGCCGCGAATACACGCAGACCGTTCAGGTCGGCGGCCAGACCCAGGAAGCTTACGGCACGGCCTGCCGGCAGCCGGACGGCACCTGGAAAATCCAGAACTAGGCATAGCGCCCAGGCTCTGCGAAGATCGGACCGGTCGGTTATTTTTTGCCGCCGGTCCGATTGTTTTTTCCATATAATCCCGTGCCATGAGCGATCCATACAAGATACTGGGTGTGAAGTCCGACGCCTCGCAGGACGAGATCAAGAAGGCTTACCGCACGCTTGCGAAGAAGCTGCACCCGGATCTCAATCCCGGCGACAAGAAGGTCGAGCAGGAATTCAAGGAGGTGACGGCCGCCTATGACCTGCTGTCCGATGCCAAGAAACGGGCGCAATACGACCGTGGCGGCATGCAGCAGCCGGGCGGCGGTGCCGGTGCTTCCGGCAAGACCACGAGCGGTTTCTGGAAAGCCTGGACCTCGGCCCGCAAGCGCCAGGGCAGCGGCTTCGGATTCTCCGACATTTTCGACGATGACGATGCCGACGTGTTCGACGATATCCTGCGTCGCCAGGATCAGGGCGGCGGGGGTTCCGGACGCGGCGGCGGCGCCTATACCGTCGGGCCGGACGTCAATTACAAGCTGAAGGTCGGTTTCGTCGAGGCGGCGGCGGGCGCGACCAAACGGGTTACGCTTTCCGACGGCAAGACCCTCGATCTCAAGATTCCTCCGGCGACCGAGACCGGCAAGACGCTGCGCCTCAAGGGCCAGGGCCGCAAGGGCAGCAACAACGGCCCGGCCGGCGACGCCTTTGTCGAGATCACGGTAGAGCCGCACGGTTTCTTCGAACGCGACGGGCAGAACGTCAAGGTCGAGATCCCGGTCACGCTCTACGAGGCAGTGCTCGGCGGCTCGATCACGGTGCCGACAGTGCATGGCAATGTCACGCTGAAGATCCCGCCGAAATCCAATACCGGCTCGACCCTCCGCCTCAAGGGCAAGGGCATCCCGGCCGTCGGCGGCAAGGCGGCGGGCGACCAACTCGTCACCCTGAAAATCGTGCTGCCCGACGGAGAGGACCCGGAACTCATCAAGCTGATGCAGAAATGGGCGGAGGAAAAAGGCTACAATCCGCGTCACAAGATGCGTTTCAGCTAATGCGGCTTCGCCCGTATTCCGATTACGGACAATCCCCTCAGTGATCCGAACAAGATATCTCCGGCGTCACTTTATTGAGGACGCAGTTCGCGGCTTTCAGCCGGAAGGCAAAATCCTTGAGATCGGAAGCGGAGAGACGTGGCGCTACGTGGAGGGCAGCCTGACGGTCAATCGTGACCGTTCCGCCGCGCCGGACGTCGTGTGCGATGCCGAAAAACTGACTCTCGAGGATGCCAGCTTCGATGCCGTTCTGTGCATCGAGGTCATGGAGCACACAACCTCTCCGCCGGCATTGCTCAGCGAAATCCGCCGGGTTCTGAAACCGGGCGGGAGACTTCTGCTGACGGTCCCCTTCGTGTTCGAAATCCATGATGAACGGGACTATTACAGGTTCACCCGGATGGGTCTGGAACATCTCCTCGCAGATTTTTCAGAAGTCTCGATCAAGCCGAACGGCGGCGTGTTCTGCGTTATTTTCCATTTCATGAGGCTGAGCCTTGCAGGCCGTGCGCTCTTTCCCGTGCTGAACAATCTCGGCTACCTGCTGGATTCCCTGTTTCCCCAAAGCAACCCTCGAATCACGCTCGGTTATACCGTTACGGCCACTAAATAGATCGCCTCTCTACTCGGCGACTGCGGGTATCCGGGCCAGGGGTGCCTCGCCGCCGTCTCCGGTCTCGAGTTTTGCCAGCAGCTGCGATACCGGTTGCTTAAGCGCGCCGCGTTCCGCCGCGGATAATTCTTCCAGCAACGCGGCGATCGCCGGCGCAACATCATTCCCCGAAGTATGGACCGAAATGGAGGCACATCCGAGCCCGAGATAGAGATCGTAGACCCGCGCGCTGGCCAGATCCCGCGCGAGGGCGAGACGGCCGTCCTCGGTCCGGGCGACGAAACCAGCGCTCTGCAGACGGCCCAGCACCTGGGAAATGGCCTCGGCATGC from Nisaea sediminum includes these protein-coding regions:
- a CDS encoding RT0821/Lpp0805 family surface protein: MKKTAAFVVVAALALGACEGNQMGQKQVGGGILGAVGGALAGSTVGSGKGTVAAVAVGTLLGAIIGSEIGKSLDNADKAAMAQTTQRTLESAPVGVTTSWNNPDSGNSGTVTPTKTYQASSGQYCREYTQTVQVGGQTQEAYGTACRQPDGTWKIQN
- a CDS encoding DnaJ C-terminal domain-containing protein; translation: MSDPYKILGVKSDASQDEIKKAYRTLAKKLHPDLNPGDKKVEQEFKEVTAAYDLLSDAKKRAQYDRGGMQQPGGGAGASGKTTSGFWKAWTSARKRQGSGFGFSDIFDDDDADVFDDILRRQDQGGGGSGRGGGAYTVGPDVNYKLKVGFVEAAAGATKRVTLSDGKTLDLKIPPATETGKTLRLKGQGRKGSNNGPAGDAFVEITVEPHGFFERDGQNVKVEIPVTLYEAVLGGSITVPTVHGNVTLKIPPKSNTGSTLRLKGKGIPAVGGKAAGDQLVTLKIVLPDGEDPELIKLMQKWAEEKGYNPRHKMRFS
- a CDS encoding class I SAM-dependent methyltransferase; amino-acid sequence: MIRTRYLRRHFIEDAVRGFQPEGKILEIGSGETWRYVEGSLTVNRDRSAAPDVVCDAEKLTLEDASFDAVLCIEVMEHTTSPPALLSEIRRVLKPGGRLLLTVPFVFEIHDERDYYRFTRMGLEHLLADFSEVSIKPNGGVFCVIFHFMRLSLAGRALFPVLNNLGYLLDSLFPQSNPRITLGYTVTATK
- the pdxH gene encoding pyridoxamine 5'-phosphate oxidase, with the protein product MFEPDTDNPFQLFDRWYREASETEVNDPNAMTVATADADGRPSARILLLKDFDEHGFVFYSNFESQKGRELTVNPFAALCFHWKSVRRQVRVTGPVVRVSDEEADAYFNSRPRGSRVGAWASQQSRPLADRPALMAAVEKADKAHPGENVPRPPYWSGWRLTPLAIEFWQDGEFRLHDRFRFSRAMEDAPWGVERLFP